A region of the Candidatus Aquicultor sp. genome:
CCGTATCGGCCGAGGAAGCGACTGAACGCGTTGCGCCGGTCAATACACCGAAATCAGCGACGACATCTGGCGTGACGACAGTAATATCGCTGTTTGTGAAGATCAGATTACTCTGAAGCGTATGGCCAATAACAGCGCTCGGCGATATAGTATAAACAACAAAAACGGTCTCTGTTGAATTCTGTGCAACCTGGAAGTTAAGCGATGAGAACTCTGCGATAGAAGCCGCGGTCGAAGTCGAAGCGATAGGGGTATCAGAGGCATCATAGATACCATCCGCGTTGGTATCACGTACCAGGCGAATCGCCGTAATATCAGAATCAAGAGCGGTTGTAGTACCGCTTTGACGTACCCTGATCGAATCAACCGTAATCGTATGGTCGCCGGCAGATGCATTGAACTGCAAAACATCGCCAACGAGGCTCTGTGAAGGGCTCTGTGGACCTGCAGGAATGGGACCGCCGGTAGGCACGATATGGCTTACAGTAAGCGTCTCGACACCGGCTGCAAATGCAGGTGTCGAAGAGAGTAAAAGAATAATAAACAGAACCAGCGCAGACAGTACTGCGAGGCCGGTAAGGCTCTGGTATGGTGATCTGTTTGCAGCGCACGAAATGTTAGACATATCACCCAGCGATCGTTTTATTGGGCGCGAAAGAAGCTTACGGCTCGTGCATCATTATTACTTCGTAAAACAACCTTCAACTACTGCGACAAACGGACCTTGCTATAAGTAATGCTATGGAATCACTGCTTCTTACACACAAACAAATTAAACAAAGGACGGCATGCAGCAGCCTACTTCAAGGCCGCAGCAGCCTCCTTATTATTCTTATCTAGTTGTACAGCCAAGGTAAATTCACGCCTGGCTTCGTCATCTTTACCGCCCTGCTTTAAAATCTGACCTTTGGCGGTATGTATCCGAGACAAATAGAGCGTATCGTTTTTTCCAATAAGCTTCTCAAGCTTGGTATACGTTGCTAACGCGTTCGCATACTGGTTTTTCTGAAAGTATGCATCAGCGAGCGCAGCATGAGCGCTTGTAAAACTTGGGTTAAGCTTGGTGGCCGTTTCGAGCTCGGCGATACCTTTATCGAGGTCTCTTTTCTCAACGAGAATACGACCTATACTATAATGGGCATCGGCAGAGCTTTTGTTAAGCTTAAGTATTTCCTCGTACCGCTTAAAAGCATCATCTAGCATACCTTTTTGCTCGTAAGAAAAGGCAAGTTTGAACTGAGCCGTCATATCGTTGGGGTTGCCATCAACCGCTTTTTTCAGTTCACTAAGGGCGCTATCCCACTTACCTTGACGGTACAACTCAAGCCCTTTTGCTTTTGCGGCGGCAGCTTCTTTAGCAGAGATCGAATCATTCGCATTATTATTCACGATTATTGCTGTAACACCGAGCGCTAATACTAGAACGACAATACCTGCTACAAGCAAAGTATTGTTTAAAGTAGGTCGCTTGCTCTCTTTAACCATCTACATATCCTCCTACGGTTTTTTAGTTTAGGCATTATGTATGCAAATGCGCTGGCTGTTGTGAGTAATATTACGATGTTAACTCGCTTTTCTTTGCCAGAAGTCTTGGAAGGGTTAGGTTCGTTAAGCTGGTACTTTGTGCCTCACCAAAAAGCAAACGCCAGTGTCTTTTTCGTATTGCATCCATTACATCATATTATCGCAAAATCTGGAAATAATAGCAAGCGTGTATAGCTGAATAAATGCTGGTAAATGTGGTAATTTATCAGTAATTTGTTTGACGCTCGGCTACCGATTTGGGGCTATTATTTATGGGAGCGAACTTGTATTGTGACACGACGTACAGATGACATCGAGTGCGTTCAAACTAGTGACCGAATTGGTATCGGTGCTAGATTTGAGCATGTTCGGCGCTATCGACGAATGAGGGAACGTGCCGCCATCAGCCGTGTGGCATTGTTTGCACGTCGGGCCATGGTTGCCGCTCAGATTGCTCGCCGTATCCGTAGCCGGACCGGTTATAATACCCGTTGGTGTATTCGTCAAAACATTATCCGGATCGACTAGCGCAAATCCGGTAACCGTATCGGTTAAATAGCCGCCGCCGGATGAGTCGTGACCGTATACCGTTGTTGTGACGCCATCGATGATAACCTGTTTAGGGTCTTTATGGCTTCCGAGGTTGGCGTTATGGCATGCAGAACACCAGTATGAGACGGTTTGTGAAGTCTCGCCAGCTATCGGTTTGTAATACAGGTAATTCTTGCCGGGATTTGGGTTTGATTTAAGCAGTTTTGTCGAGTTCAAATCGGCAAGCTTTACGGTTTGGTTATCATGCACCGAGTGGCATTCTAAACATCCCCATTTTGCCGATGTAATCGAATACGGCGGGGTGGTGTCATCCGGTGCGGTGACGGTTGTGGTAGAAGTTGCCGTCTCTGTGGCATTAAGGCCATGGCCGCGCTCGTTGAGCACAACCTCGACACCGGCGATTGCGGAGTTATCATGACAGTACTTGCACGTCTCGTCGCGAGAGTTGCCCCTGGTTAGCATGTAGCTGCCCGTTGCCAGGTGAACGGCATGGCAATCTTTGCACTTACTTGATGTTGTTGTATAACCGCCATGCGGCCCTTTTGGAGCACTGGTATATTTCGGGGGTTCATTGTAGCCGCCGAATGGACCTATTGGGATGATACCCGCCGCAGCTACTTGTATTGTAATTAATGAAAGAATAAGAGTTGCAAGGGCGAGAATGAGCGATTTACAAATTACACGCATAATAACTCTCTTGCCTCTGGACCTAAAGATACACTTCCTATTTATAGCTAAGTTACTTTACATACTAGCACAATAGGTGCGCTAGTGCAAGTGGTAAGCGCTCTAAATGGCCATACATTTACTCGATAATAATTTTTACGATTTGAACCCGGTCGTTAAATTTATCGGCGACAGCAAATATGCCGTTTTGGTCGTATGCAATACCGGATGGTAGCTTAAGTTGCCCTTCGCGCGAGCCTTCTTTGCCGAGCACGGCAATTTGCTTGCCGTTTGTATTCAACACGCGAATGGCGTTATCGAACGCATCTATCAGGAACAAGCGGTTCTTATCATCGATGGTCAAGCCGCAGGGCAGGCCAAACGTCCTGTTTTGCGCTTTGATATCTTTCGCAGGCTGACCTTTCACCCAGAGCAGGTCGCCTTCCCGTGAGAAGGCTTCTAAACGCAAGTTGAGGGTGTCGGAGACGTACACGCTGCCGTTTTTATTAACCGCGATACCTGTCGGTGAATCGACGTAACCTTCCTTGCGCCCTTTTTGCGCCCATTCCGAGAGCTTGCGCCCTTCGAGATCGTACGTAATGACATGACCATATGTTGTTAGATAAAGCTTGCCGTTGGCTATGAGCGGTTTGATCGGGTACATAACCCGGAACTCGCGCTTAAAGCGCCCGTCATTGTTGTAAACGACGACTTTATTAAGGGCTTTATCGGCAACAAAGATGCGGCCGTCTTTTGCCACTGTTACGCCTACCGGCTCAATGAGCTCGCCCGCATTGAGCCCCTTCTTCCCGATCTTTCTAATAAACTGCCCCGATGAACGGAATTCAAGTATGCGGGCACGACCTGTATCGGCAATATAGATGTTGCCCTCGGTGTCAAACGAGACATCCGTCGGGCGATACAGCATTTGTTCTTCTTTTGTACCGAAGCCGTATATACTGAAGAGGGGTTTTAGCTGCCGCGTTTGATATGCCGGCATGCCCGGTGGCTGCGACAGGATATAGTACAAATACAGCAGTATCAAAGTCATTATTACGAGTATGACTAAAAGCGTTATGAGAAAACTGCGTAAACTGATTCGTTGCATATACTGATCTACTCCAGCCTTTTTAAAGCCTTTTCGGCTTCAGGATAATTATCGACATATTTGAGAGCTTCACGATATTCCTGCTTCGCAAGCCCCCGCTTATTTGTTTTTTCGTAGCAGGAACCCAGGTAGTAATGTGCGTCAGAGAGCGTCGGGTTAATTCGTAGGGTGTCCTTGTATGCTTGTATAGCCTGGCCGTAGAGTCGCTGCTTTTCATAGAGCCTGCCAAGCTGGTAATGTGAGAGTTCATTATTTGGGTCAATCGCAGCTGCTTGCCAGAAGTGACCGACGGCATCGCTGGTCTGCCCGTTAGCATCCAGTGCCATCCCCATCTCAAAGTGCGCATTCCACGATCGCGGCTTGAGGCTGATCGCGGTATTGAGCGCATCGATAGCCTTGCGCGGTTGCTCGATTTCAAGGTAAACGCCGGCCAACCCGACATATGATTCGGCGTCTCGTGGATTTTGTTTGATAGCATCGGTATAGCGAATAAGATCGCGTTCAACAGCTGTGCGGATGACCGGCGGCTTAAAGTAGACGCGTTGAACGATAAGCGCCGACACACCGAACACAACGATGAGTAAAAAAATGATGGAGAGAGCCAGCCACAGACTGACTTTTTCCCCTGTCTGGGGGTTATCGATGGTTTCCGTATCGAAGTCTCTTGTTAAAACATCACGAAAATCAGTATCTTTATCCGATGTCATACATAGCACCTTACCGACAAGAGTATAGCAAACTCGTCCTTTTTACAAGCGATCATATGCGGCTTTCGCATCCGTCATCTTAGGATTGAGCTGGTACGCTTTGAGAAAAGCCTTCTTTGCGAGCGGGATCTGACCTTTCTGTTTATACGTCCATCCAAGGTTAAAGTATATACGATCATTGTTTGGCTCGATTCCAAGAGCATCCGTCCAGGACTGAATCGCACTATCGTAATCACCGAGCGTGGCATAGGCCACGCCGATATCTGTATATGCATCGACCATCACCGGGTTTAGCATTAACCCTTGTTTATAGACCGAGATCGCTTTTTGCAAATAACCCGGCCACCCTAGTCGGCCGGCTGCAAGGTAGGCCACTCCCGCCCTAAAATATACCTGCTCGTCAATCGGGTTGAGTCGCGCCGCTTCAGCAAATGCGGTTGAACCAGCTTGCAGATACCGGTCGTCTCTTGTTGTATTTGCACGTTTGAAATACGTTTCGGCAAGCGCGAGCTCATATAACGGCTCATAGCGATTAAACGTTATTGCGCGCCGGTAGGGATCGATAGCCTCAGAGACCCGACCGGCCGATCGTAAATTTTGTGCCTTTGAAAAATATATATCTGCAACGAGCGGGAATGCTGCGAGCACTGCAAGACAGGTCACAGCGACCGCAATGAGGGCGCGTGCGTACGTCTGCCGTTCTGTCGAAAGCGAGAAGGATACCGGTGCTGACCGCGTATCTGTGTTGAGCAGAGCACTTCCGAATCCGAGAAAGAGCCAGAAAAACGGTGCGGTTGAAAAGTGGCTGAAACTAAACTGCACATCGACCATATAGGCAAACGCAGCGCTGATGAGGCCTGCGGCGATCCAGCGCGCGCGCTGATCTTCGAGGGAGCGTACGCGCCGCGCCCCCAGCCAGATAAAACCGGTGAATAACCATAAGTAGGGAAGAAGCCCTAGCAAACCATGCGTAACTGCGAGTTGCAGGGCATCGTTATGTGCCTTGTCGATAAGCGGATTCGCAAAATGTTCGACCCAACCCTGGGGTTTATAGATGCCAAACACATATTTAAAAGTATCCGGTCCTGAACCGAGCAACGGGTTGTGCGCAACCAGCGGAAGCGCCGCATCCCACATCTGAACCCTGGTAAGCGAACTTGCCTTATCAAAGATAGAGGCTACACGGTCGATAGGGGAATACACGCCCCCAAAAGATTGGATAATGATAAGGGTGGTAATGATAACGCCGACAAGGATTGCTGTGGGTGCTAAGTAGTGCCTGATAATGTCCCGCTGAAGCCAACCGAGGAGCATAAATGCCAGAACAACGCCGATCCAGGCGGCCCGCCCGTAGGAAAGAAGCAGCGCGGCCGCTGCGAGCATGAAGAGGGCGTACAGCGTGCCCTGAACCGCAGCCGTACGCTTGCGACCTGCAATTACCGCGCCGGCAAGTGGGAGAACGAGCGCCAGGTATGTAGCGAGAAACGTCGTGCTGCCGAACGTAGCCATACTGCGACCGACCTCATAGACATTGGGCTGCCCGTATCCGGCACCGCAGTAGACCTTACTGATCAGAAGAAATGGGTTTGTCCAGAAGTGCTCGATAATGGCGATAACTGAAACCAGCAAGGCCGACGCCAGCATGGTGGCGATGATTAATCCAAAAGCACGTTCGTTGCGCGCTGCGCGGAATGCTGCGCAGTACAACACGATATAGCACGTGATCGATATAAGGCCTTCCCAGCGACCGTATTGTCCGAATAGCGAAGTTAGCGGGTGAACCGATTGCATGCTCGATATAAGCGCGACTCCAAAGAAAAGAATAATGGGCATTCGCAGGTTCGAACGCGGTATCTCGCGAGAACCGTTCTTAATCAGCGAGTCGAGCCAAATTGCACACAGCATGATTGCTGTGACCATAAGGAATACGAGTTTTGGCAGGCCAAACACCGGTGCGGCAAAAGGATTGGCAAGAAGAGGATAGATGGCGACAAAGCCAAGCAATACGAGCCCTGTTGCATCAAAGCGTTCTTTTATAAAAGCCAGTATGGCTGCGATTGATATTACCTCTTTTCAGCGTACTTGCTATGTATCTTATCACAACTGAAAAGCATCGGAGTAGCGGCGAAAAGGGTTTTCAAGATTTTATTATATCGCTTTGAAAATGACCTATTGGCTCGCAACGTGGCACTTGGCGCAATATGTGGGTCCGTGACAGCCAAAACAGTAGGCCGGCCCGGTTTGCGTAACAACGGTTCTATGGGTCGGGATCCATCCTCCCGGAGGGCCGGTATAGCCCTTGTGATGGCATGCGTTGCAGAAATCCTGTTGACGGTGACATTTCTTGCATATACGCGGATTGCTCTTACCTATAGTGC
Encoded here:
- a CDS encoding tetratricopeptide repeat protein, which gives rise to MVKESKRPTLNNTLLVAGIVVLVLALGVTAIIVNNNANDSISAKEAAAAKAKGLELYRQGKWDSALSELKKAVDGNPNDMTAQFKLAFSYEQKGMLDDAFKRYEEILKLNKSSADAHYSIGRILVEKRDLDKGIAELETATKLNPSFTSAHAALADAYFQKNQYANALATYTKLEKLIGKNDTLYLSRIHTAKGQILKQGGKDDEARREFTLAVQLDKNNKEAAAALK
- a CDS encoding cytochrome c3 family protein; translation: MRVICKSLILALATLILSLITIQVAAAGIIPIGPFGGYNEPPKYTSAPKGPHGGYTTTSSKCKDCHAVHLATGSYMLTRGNSRDETCKYCHDNSAIAGVEVVLNERGHGLNATETATSTTTVTAPDDTTPPYSITSAKWGCLECHSVHDNQTVKLADLNSTKLLKSNPNPGKNYLYYKPIAGETSQTVSYWCSACHNANLGSHKDPKQVIIDGVTTTVYGHDSSGGGYLTDTVTGFALVDPDNVLTNTPTGIITGPATDTASNLSGNHGPTCKQCHTADGGTFPHSSIAPNMLKSSTDTNSVTSLNALDVICTSCHNTSSLP
- a CDS encoding 6-bladed beta-propeller, which translates into the protein MQRISLRSFLITLLVILVIMTLILLYLYYILSQPPGMPAYQTRQLKPLFSIYGFGTKEEQMLYRPTDVSFDTEGNIYIADTGRARILEFRSSGQFIRKIGKKGLNAGELIEPVGVTVAKDGRIFVADKALNKVVVYNNDGRFKREFRVMYPIKPLIANGKLYLTTYGHVITYDLEGRKLSEWAQKGRKEGYVDSPTGIAVNKNGSVYVSDTLNLRLEAFSREGDLLWVKGQPAKDIKAQNRTFGLPCGLTIDDKNRLFLIDAFDNAIRVLNTNGKQIAVLGKEGSREGQLKLPSGIAYDQNGIFAVADKFNDRVQIVKIIIE
- a CDS encoding tetratricopeptide repeat protein, which codes for MTSDKDTDFRDVLTRDFDTETIDNPQTGEKVSLWLALSIIFLLIVVFGVSALIVQRVYFKPPVIRTAVERDLIRYTDAIKQNPRDAESYVGLAGVYLEIEQPRKAIDALNTAISLKPRSWNAHFEMGMALDANGQTSDAVGHFWQAAAIDPNNELSHYQLGRLYEKQRLYGQAIQAYKDTLRINPTLSDAHYYLGSCYEKTNKRGLAKQEYREALKYVDNYPEAEKALKRLE
- a CDS encoding O-antigen ligase family protein — its product is MLGFVAIYPLLANPFAAPVFGLPKLVFLMVTAIMLCAIWLDSLIKNGSREIPRSNLRMPIILFFGVALISSMQSVHPLTSLFGQYGRWEGLISITCYIVLYCAAFRAARNERAFGLIIATMLASALLVSVIAIIEHFWTNPFLLISKVYCGAGYGQPNVYEVGRSMATFGSTTFLATYLALVLPLAGAVIAGRKRTAAVQGTLYALFMLAAAALLLSYGRAAWIGVVLAFMLLGWLQRDIIRHYLAPTAILVGVIITTLIIIQSFGGVYSPIDRVASIFDKASSLTRVQMWDAALPLVAHNPLLGSGPDTFKYVFGIYKPQGWVEHFANPLIDKAHNDALQLAVTHGLLGLLPYLWLFTGFIWLGARRVRSLEDQRARWIAAGLISAAFAYMVDVQFSFSHFSTAPFFWLFLGFGSALLNTDTRSAPVSFSLSTERQTYARALIAVAVTCLAVLAAFPLVADIYFSKAQNLRSAGRVSEAIDPYRRAITFNRYEPLYELALAETYFKRANTTRDDRYLQAGSTAFAEAARLNPIDEQVYFRAGVAYLAAGRLGWPGYLQKAISVYKQGLMLNPVMVDAYTDIGVAYATLGDYDSAIQSWTDALGIEPNNDRIYFNLGWTYKQKGQIPLAKKAFLKAYQLNPKMTDAKAAYDRL